One Candidatus Paceibacterota bacterium genomic window carries:
- a CDS encoding GatB/YqeY domain-containing protein, whose amino-acid sequence MSLQQQIKDDLKASMREKNAVKVSVLRNITSEITNQLLKEGQTPQGALADESVQNVIERLAKQRRESVQQYEQNDRPEAALQEKQELEVLEAYLPEKMSEDEVRVIVIEKIKETGASSPSDIGKVMGPIMQALKGKADGETVKKVVTEELSA is encoded by the coding sequence ATGTCACTTCAGCAACAAATAAAAGACGACCTCAAAGCATCAATGCGCGAGAAAAACGCAGTAAAAGTAAGCGTACTCCGCAATATAACCAGCGAGATAACCAACCAACTTCTTAAGGAAGGTCAGACCCCACAAGGAGCACTCGCCGACGAAAGCGTTCAGAACGTCATTGAGCGTCTGGCTAAACAGCGTCGCGAATCAGTTCAACAATATGAGCAGAACGATCGACCAGAGGCAGCCCTACAGGAAAAGCAAGAACTAGAGGTACTTGAAGCCTATCTTCCCGAAAAAATGAGCGAAGATGAGGTACGTGTCATTGTTATAGAAAAGATCAAAGAGACTGGCGCAAGCTCTCCTTCAGATATAGGTAAAGTAATGGGTCCGATAATGCAAGCCCTAAAAGGTAAAGCCGACGGTGAAACAGTAAAGAAAGTGGTAACAGAGGAACTGTCAGCCTAG
- a CDS encoding DNA-3-methyladenine glycosylase, which produces MSTILSKEWFQRPVLKVAPELLGQYLVLAREDGVERYCITEVEAYDGQNDLACHASKGRTARTEVMYREGGVFYVYLVYGMYHMLNIVTGERGYPSAVLIRGVEGFNGPGKLTRDLGIDRSIHGLPSIPDTGVWFEDSGIIIPENKIEKTPRIGVAYAGDWADKPYRFVYPGNKPERSSS; this is translated from the coding sequence ATGAGTACAATCCTATCGAAAGAATGGTTTCAACGCCCTGTTTTGAAAGTTGCTCCGGAACTACTAGGTCAGTACCTTGTGCTAGCAAGGGAGGATGGTGTTGAACGGTATTGTATAACCGAGGTGGAGGCGTATGACGGGCAAAATGATCTTGCGTGCCATGCCTCAAAGGGCAGAACTGCTCGTACAGAAGTAATGTATAGGGAGGGCGGTGTGTTTTATGTGTATCTCGTGTATGGAATGTACCATATGCTCAATATAGTGACGGGGGAGAGGGGGTATCCCTCCGCGGTGCTTATTCGTGGTGTAGAAGGTTTTAACGGTCCAGGTAAGTTAACCAGAGATCTTGGTATAGATAGATCAATACATGGATTACCTTCGATACCTGATACCGGCGTGTGGTTTGAGGATAGTGGGATAATTATCCCTGAAAATAAAATAGAAAAAACCCCGCGGATAGGCGTCGCCTATGCGGGGGATTGGGCGGATAAACCGTATCGGTTTGTTTATCCGGGGAACAAACCGGAACGATCTTCTTCTTGA
- a CDS encoding helix-turn-helix domain-containing protein, with the protein MLEKNLQNLGMSEKEAKVYLALLQVDSASATELSRTTDIKRPTVYVIIESLAEKGLVSETTVGKRTQFQAESPERLETYVERRKQELNEQSKELKSDVIPQLRSMQRGTGERPVVKYYEGHEGVLSILDEFSRSESEDKMLHILFPFDMLQEKFTKQERDRYRQIRLDRGVSARAVYTSKEKNVLPKQEKSEAVWLDASKYPIQCDVGVFGDKVRVSILGDTVSGVYIQSPEFAETIRSLINFVYDTKKKSAAGEEE; encoded by the coding sequence ATGTTGGAAAAAAACCTCCAAAATCTGGGAATGAGCGAAAAAGAAGCCAAAGTGTATTTGGCTTTATTGCAAGTTGATTCTGCGTCGGCGACAGAGTTGTCCCGTACGACAGATATTAAGCGTCCGACTGTCTATGTGATCATAGAGTCGCTGGCAGAGAAGGGGCTAGTAAGTGAGACGACGGTAGGGAAGCGGACACAGTTTCAAGCAGAGTCACCGGAGCGGCTTGAGACATACGTGGAGCGTCGGAAACAGGAGCTCAACGAACAGTCAAAAGAGCTGAAAAGTGATGTTATTCCGCAACTAAGAAGTATGCAACGCGGAACAGGAGAGCGACCTGTTGTGAAATATTATGAAGGACACGAGGGAGTCCTTAGTATTCTCGATGAGTTTAGTCGGTCAGAGTCGGAGGACAAGATGCTTCATATTCTTTTCCCATTTGATATGTTGCAGGAAAAGTTTACGAAGCAAGAGAGAGATCGTTACCGGCAAATACGCCTCGACCGCGGCGTCTCCGCTCGAGCTGTTTATACATCCAAAGAAAAGAATGTTTTACCTAAGCAAGAAAAAAGTGAAGCTGTTTGGCTTGATGCTTCAAAGTATCCGATTCAATGTGACGTGGGGGTTTTTGGAGATAAGGTAAGAGTGAGTATTCTAGGGGATACTGTGTCGGGCGTGTATATTCAAAGCCCTGAGTTTGCGGAAACTATACGCAGCCTTATTAATTTTGTGTACGATACAAAGAAAAAAAGTGCAGCAGGTGAGGAGGAATAA
- a CDS encoding toprim domain-containing protein, whose translation MSSFDKLQQLLTELPGIGPRQAQRFATFLTRKNSAYINQLIHALNDTRSHMKLCTDSYMLFYATDPKQTLSPIARDTNREKSQLLIVEKDVDVTQIERSNSYHGHYFVIGGTVPFVESDPKQQIRLNELKAVIERKVPEGLNEIILGLSATPESEHTAAILKAELQPIAEKNTLTISTLGRGLSTGTELEYSDENTIKYALKNRQSSGQ comes from the coding sequence ATGTCTTCATTCGACAAACTTCAACAACTTCTTACAGAGCTTCCCGGCATTGGTCCACGTCAAGCGCAGCGTTTTGCTACTTTTCTTACCCGAAAAAACAGTGCCTACATCAATCAGCTTATACACGCACTGAATGATACCCGGTCGCACATGAAGCTCTGTACCGACAGCTATATGCTTTTTTATGCGACAGACCCCAAACAAACACTTTCCCCTATTGCCCGCGATACCAATCGAGAAAAGAGTCAACTTCTCATTGTTGAAAAAGATGTTGACGTGACCCAGATCGAGCGAAGTAATTCGTATCACGGTCACTATTTCGTCATCGGCGGAACTGTTCCCTTTGTTGAATCAGATCCAAAGCAACAGATCCGTCTCAATGAGTTAAAAGCAGTGATCGAACGCAAAGTACCGGAAGGATTGAACGAGATAATACTCGGACTCTCAGCTACCCCTGAGAGCGAGCACACAGCAGCAATCCTCAAGGCAGAGCTTCAACCGATCGCTGAAAAAAATACCCTCACTATTTCCACACTCGGTCGCGGGCTTTCCACCGGTACCGAACTCGAGTACTCCGACGAGAATACGATCAAATACGCGCTCAAAAATCGACAGTCTAGTGGTCAATAG
- a CDS encoding helix-turn-helix domain-containing protein, with protein sequence MEDYLKKIGFTAKEATVYVMLLKVNNASATEIARATGIKRPTVYSTIEGLAEKGVVSETTVGKRTHYQAESPERLEVYLSQRIRSLKNHEESLTHDLIPKLKSIELSEGEKPVVKYYTGKKGALSAIQEEYQGGEKTEGPAYTVYDKDLVESRFSEHELDDFRHLRLKNGASSKALYVYSGAELPSDKMVNQYRIEGQEYPISCDIGIYKDRVRINTLGGDITGIVIHSKDIAETLGTLFNLAFEYKKSKKESEENA encoded by the coding sequence ATGGAAGACTATCTAAAAAAAATAGGATTTACAGCAAAAGAAGCGACAGTTTATGTAATGTTGTTAAAAGTTAATAACGCTTCTGCCACTGAAATAGCTCGAGCAACCGGAATTAAGCGCCCGACTGTTTATTCAACAATTGAAGGACTTGCAGAGAAAGGGGTAGTAAGTGAAACAACAGTCGGAAAACGAACGCATTATCAGGCGGAGTCACCGGAGCGATTGGAGGTATATCTCTCTCAGCGAATCCGAAGTTTAAAAAATCATGAGGAATCACTAACTCATGATTTAATCCCTAAGCTTAAGAGTATTGAGTTGAGTGAAGGGGAGAAGCCTGTTGTGAAGTATTATACCGGAAAGAAAGGTGCTCTAAGTGCAATACAAGAGGAGTATCAAGGTGGTGAAAAAACTGAAGGACCTGCCTATACCGTTTATGATAAAGATCTGGTTGAAAGTCGTTTCTCCGAGCACGAACTAGACGACTTTAGACATTTACGATTAAAAAATGGTGCGAGTTCAAAAGCTCTGTATGTATACAGTGGTGCGGAGTTGCCATCAGATAAAATGGTAAATCAATATCGTATTGAAGGTCAGGAGTATCCAATTAGTTGCGATATTGGTATTTATAAAGATCGAGTTCGTATTAATACGCTCGGCGGTGATATAACCGGCATAGTTATACATAGTAAAGACATAGCAGAAACGCTCGGCACACTTTTTAATTTGGCATTTGAATATAAGAAAAGTAAAAAAGAAAGTGAGGAAAACGCATAA
- the dnaB gene encoding replicative DNA helicase gives MSTTVTTPKKSTSGLRVPPQNIESEQALIGSILLRPEAMYEVTDMVTANSFYADKHRLIYEAMIELFQKHEPIDMLSLSNRLKEKGILDQIGGNEYLTDLTNAVPSSANLKYYAKLIQKKFMMRGLIDASEFIGALGYDDNSELEEILDKAEKRIYELSNASATHKFVEMKDELTEAWERLDKLHNSKEDIRGVPTGFPAIDNTIAGLQPSDLIILAARPSMGKTALALDIARQAAVNHNVSVGIFSLEMSSQQLVDRMLAAQALVDAWKLRTGKLTSDEDFKSIQESLDKLSRAPIYIDDEATNNILKMRSVARRLKSEKGLDLIIVDYLQLMQPIESRGSDSTVQQITEISRSLKQLARELDVPVLALSQLSRAVEQRGGRPKLSDLRDSGAIEQDADVVMFIHREKGHEADEDNDNIAEILIEKHRNGPTGIAQLHFNDKKSTFQSIEKGQYAGVEDEFASF, from the coding sequence ATGAGCACCACGGTAACTACACCCAAAAAAAGTACGAGCGGACTGCGCGTCCCCCCGCAAAATATCGAGAGTGAACAAGCTTTGATCGGCTCTATTCTACTACGTCCGGAGGCCATGTACGAAGTGACCGATATGGTAACCGCAAACTCTTTCTACGCCGATAAGCACCGCCTCATCTACGAGGCAATGATCGAGCTGTTTCAAAAACATGAACCGATCGACATGCTCTCGCTTTCAAACCGTCTCAAGGAAAAAGGTATACTTGACCAGATCGGTGGCAACGAGTATCTGACCGATCTCACAAACGCGGTCCCTTCCTCAGCCAACCTGAAATATTACGCCAAGTTAATACAGAAGAAATTCATGATGCGTGGTCTGATCGATGCTTCAGAGTTTATCGGTGCACTTGGGTACGATGACAACAGCGAACTCGAAGAGATCCTGGACAAGGCCGAAAAACGTATTTATGAACTCAGCAACGCTTCAGCAACGCACAAATTTGTTGAGATGAAGGACGAACTTACAGAGGCCTGGGAACGCCTCGACAAACTTCACAATTCAAAAGAAGATATTCGAGGTGTACCGACCGGCTTTCCAGCAATTGATAATACTATTGCCGGCCTACAGCCTTCTGATCTTATTATTTTAGCCGCTCGTCCTTCCATGGGTAAGACCGCACTCGCACTTGATATCGCCCGCCAGGCTGCCGTTAACCATAATGTATCAGTTGGTATCTTCTCACTCGAAATGAGCTCTCAGCAACTCGTAGACCGTATGCTCGCTGCCCAGGCTCTTGTTGATGCCTGGAAACTGCGTACCGGCAAACTCACCAGCGACGAGGATTTCAAATCGATTCAAGAATCCCTCGACAAGCTCTCTCGAGCACCTATCTATATTGACGACGAGGCAACCAACAACATCCTTAAGATGCGCTCTGTAGCCCGTCGGCTCAAGAGTGAAAAAGGGCTCGACCTTATCATCGTGGACTACCTGCAGCTTATGCAACCAATTGAATCACGAGGTAGCGACTCGACCGTCCAGCAAATTACTGAGATCTCGCGAAGCTTGAAGCAGCTCGCACGTGAACTCGATGTGCCCGTTCTGGCTCTCTCTCAGCTTTCTCGTGCTGTTGAACAGCGCGGCGGTCGACCGAAGCTATCTGACCTTCGTGATTCCGGTGCGATTGAGCAAGATGCCGATGTCGTGATGTTCATTCATCGTGAGAAGGGGCACGAGGCAGACGAGGACAACGACAACATTGCTGAAATCCTGATCGAAAAACACCGAAACGGTCCGACCGGTATCGCTCAGCTCCATTTCAATGACAAAAAATCTACCTTCCAGAGTATAGAGAAAGGTCAGTATGCCGGAGTCGAAGATGAATTCGCTAGCTTTTAA
- the rplU gene encoding 50S ribosomal protein L21 encodes METGGKQYSVAVGDSITIEKLNDELKEGDKVVFENVLFVDNGSDTTIGTPFIEKAKVEGIYESKGRSKKVDVIKYKSKSRYFKQKGHRQQFIKVKIEAIR; translated from the coding sequence ATCGAAACTGGTGGCAAGCAATACAGTGTTGCTGTGGGAGATAGTATTACTATTGAAAAGCTTAACGACGAGCTCAAAGAAGGAGACAAAGTAGTATTTGAGAATGTACTCTTTGTTGACAATGGAAGCGACACAACGATCGGTACTCCATTTATTGAAAAAGCAAAAGTTGAAGGTATCTACGAGTCAAAAGGCCGCTCAAAGAAGGTAGATGTTATCAAGTATAAATCAAAGAGTCGTTACTTCAAGCAGAAAGGACACCGTCAGCAATTTATAAAGGTGAAGATCGAAGCAATTAGATAG
- a CDS encoding DNA recombination protein RmuC has product MSETTLIVFVGVAIMAAVGFVGWLILRQLKQQAPKGEGLELVLQQMNELSKVVDSKIGETSKQMSDTVRNQFHDSQRLIQQINEQVNKQLSEVSKGQVEMKERSNQIFTVAEQLQDLQRTLKSQKERGNFGEASLDLILSNILPPDVYELQYRFDDGTAVDAVIHARDGIIPVDAKFSLESYSQLSNEKDEMRRDQFIKQFKDDLKKRIDETAKYIKPKEGTLPFAFMFIPAEGIYYDLLVNRVGGLDVNARNLVDYAMNDKKVIIVSPTTFYAYLQSVLYGFNAFKIEKNAEQIQKNVGELSRHINRYDEYFKKIGKSLSTTVNHYNAADKELVKIDKDVTKITGVASGVEGMQLDRPQEREE; this is encoded by the coding sequence ATGTCAGAGACTACATTGATTGTATTTGTTGGTGTCGCTATTATGGCAGCCGTGGGGTTCGTCGGTTGGCTCATACTTCGTCAGCTTAAGCAGCAGGCGCCAAAAGGGGAAGGGCTAGAGCTGGTGCTTCAGCAGATGAATGAGCTTTCTAAGGTGGTCGACAGCAAGATCGGCGAGACCTCGAAGCAGATGAGTGATACGGTGCGTAATCAGTTCCATGACTCACAGCGACTCATACAGCAGATCAATGAACAGGTAAATAAGCAGTTGAGCGAAGTTTCAAAAGGTCAGGTGGAGATGAAAGAGCGCTCAAATCAGATATTCACGGTTGCGGAGCAGTTGCAAGATCTGCAGCGAACGCTCAAAAGCCAGAAGGAGCGGGGAAATTTTGGGGAGGCCAGTCTTGACCTTATTCTTTCTAATATATTGCCCCCGGATGTATATGAGCTTCAGTATCGATTTGACGACGGCACCGCGGTCGACGCTGTCATTCACGCACGTGACGGTATTATTCCAGTGGACGCTAAATTTTCGCTTGAAAGCTACAGTCAGTTATCGAATGAGAAAGATGAAATGCGCCGGGACCAGTTCATTAAACAGTTCAAGGACGATCTCAAGAAACGTATAGATGAGACTGCAAAGTATATAAAGCCCAAGGAGGGAACACTGCCGTTTGCGTTCATGTTCATACCGGCGGAGGGGATTTATTACGATCTTTTGGTCAATAGAGTCGGCGGGCTGGATGTTAATGCTCGCAACCTCGTTGATTATGCAATGAACGACAAAAAAGTGATCATTGTCTCACCGACTACGTTCTATGCGTATTTACAGTCCGTGCTCTATGGCTTTAATGCTTTTAAAATAGAAAAGAATGCCGAGCAAATACAGAAGAATGTTGGTGAACTTTCACGTCATATTAATCGGTATGATGAGTATTTTAAAAAGATCGGTAAGTCACTCTCAACAACCGTAAACCATTATAATGCTGCTGATAAAGAGTTGGTAAAAATAGATAAGGATGTGACTAAGATCACCGGTGTGGCAAGTGGAGTTGAGGGGATGCAGCTGGACAGACCCCAAGAGCGGGAAGAATAG